The nucleotide sequence TGAGACAGGGTTCAGTAGGACAGCTTGTGATGAAATCTTTAGTTCTCTGAATGCATCTGCTAAAGCAATAAGGTAATGCCGTTGGCAGACAGTAACAGTATATTTCCTGTTGGTCTGCATTTGAACCATCTGTTAGTTTCTCTCTTCCTCTTTATGCAACAGAACATGTGCCTCAGCACTGAGTTTAACACACGCATGCACGAACACCCTGAAGGGTGATTCTCATTCAATAATTGAGGTATTGAATGTTACTGTTTAACTAGATACTTTATTGTTAAGAGTACTCAACTTTCAattactatataaatatatatatatatatatatatatatatatatatatatagagagagagagagagagagagagagaacaaacagCATCACATCCAGAATATATAACCAACTTttatcaatcactagaaatacttagaGATATtgataaacagaaaacaacattATCATTATACATAGGCATTATAGAGTACAGCCTACCTGAAGAGGATGTATCATGCTCGTGTATACAGAATTATAATGTTGTCAAatctttcatatttttatatattctaCTGTGTGTGCGAGAGGCACGTCCATTTGAACACGCATAATCCAATTATAAtggttccaatttaaaaaaacagatcaGTGTTAACAATCTTATACATACTCCGATATTATAGTACGCTCCCTTATATGGCCGCAGGGTAAagcaaaactgaatttaaaagaCTATAGAAGTAGCTTATGCTATTCGGaagttatataaaaatgttatcTATCAGCATTCATGTATAAATTCTTATTTCTACCAGAAGGTGGCACTGTTGGTCCACAATTGCAACAGCTGCTGTAACTAACTTGCAACTTGTGTAGTTCCATGTGTTTGTTGTGTGGTGAAGGGAATTGCGCTTCCCCTGTATTCACAGTCTGATTGGCTAACATGCTGTAATCGTGCATTTCAATATTTGGCTGGCAGCTTGTGTGTCTCTTTGACTCTCTCTTCCCACATTATCTGCTGTGAAGGAGGACAGTAAAAGCAATGAGGAAGATAGAGGGAGTGCGCTGCTGTTGTCTTGCAGTCTGGCTGAGCTGTAAGTATTTCTGCTGAGATTGAGATCAATGTGTTTTTGCTCATAATAACTTCAAGAACTCAACTATAAAACTGTAAGAAAGGCAGAATTTTAACTGATTCCATGTCTAGTGCAGAGTTTttaccagaaaaaaaacacaattaaaccaTGAAAGTAATAAACTCCACACAAGTATTTGTCTGgtgaatgacatttaaaaaaatcagcaattCTCTGCTTTGTGAAATTCTCCAGTTTGTTCCTGTCTCTTGTTATTCTGTGACACAGCTGCAGCCAATTTCAGTTGAattgttttttaataacatttgaatgtgtttattgaggggagagcATCGCCTCCGAATTTCAAATCTGGATCAGtgtaaaattagaaaaattgCCAAAGGCAATTTGgtacacattaaataaatacaaataatatgtgGAACTAGGCAAGCTCAGTTCTATGGTAGTTTTATTAAAAAACCTATTTAGTCCACTTTTCATTAGAGACTCTTTACAAATGAAAGGAGGCCCATCAATACTGCTTCCTATAGCGGACTGATTGCAAAAGAAGTTACCAAGATATAGCCTAGAGCCTCAGCACAGTGTCTTGAACCCTCTCCCCACTGACATGGTATATAATAAAGCTGTTGTTCCTGCAGGGGCTCTGTCTGTGACAGTGCTGAAGGCTGCAGCCCGAAGCCTGTCTCTCAGCCCGGGACAGACAGCCGTCCTGGACTGCAGCATTGAGAGGGACAGCGGTGAGCTTGTGAGCTGGTACAAGCAGAGCCCTGGGGATGCGCCTCAGTTTGTTCTCAGTCATTACCACACCAACAGCTCAGCCGCTAACTACGGCTCCGGATTCTCCTCCGAGCGCTTCACTGCCGGGGCGAAGGACCCGCTCACCTACCAGCTAGTGATTCGCAGTGTAGAGTGGAGTGATGTAGCCGTGTATTACTGTGGAGCATGGACTTCAGCACACGGATAAGGGTGCACTacaggaagaaacacacagactcatacctctgtttaaactgttattcACTAGAGTGGACTACAGTAGTGTGCAGATGGAGAAGAACACCTCACGATTATGAAATtaatttttgcatgttatttttcatgttatgcatgttatgtaataatttgttgttttatcataaagctgaatctctgctTTAATTtctatctttcaatagaacaattagaaattatagaaatcactttctttgtgttttttctcatttttttaaactgcccaaatacttttgtgggctatatatatatatatatatatatatatacaatcacTATGGGGGCATCCAGgtgagcatggaaagcaagagagaacaggtaggtcttgagagctgatttaagcgagtgacggtgggagcatcacacaccaaagctgggagagagttccaaagagtcggagccatgaagctaaacgagcgctctccgagtgtggtgcacttttgcttggggataacaagcaggccagagtcggaggacctcagcttgtgagCTGGGAtgtagcgggtcagcaggttgaggaggtactcgggattgtgagcaggagagttttgaaaagaATCCAGAGAAAAGTGTGGCAGCTTGTCAGTAGATAAAAGATAAAGTACAAGAGTGTGTATCATAAGAGTGAGAAAGAAGCACCCGTGTGCttagtggcactggaaccatttttatagtgggggtgctgaaagccactgaacaaaactgcaaaccctgtatatgatggaagccggTGCACAGCACTTCAATCCAGCAATCCTGCGTGTGCTGACGGGCTCCCATGCCCGCACACAGCTGGGTGACTCCACTCATCCCGCTGGAGTTACACAGCAGGCTGAGTGGAGCTGCATGCCCCATGGTTGCTGCCCAGCCCCCTCTGCCTGTGACACAGAGGGTGCTGTTATGTGGCCCGTGGGGAGCATGGTGTGGAGATGACCCATCTGCTGTTGGAGTTTTTGTAGCCATAGATATTTCTGAAGGTTGCTGTAGGGTCGTTACTCATAGCACAGGAGCCTTCTGTAAAATCTCAGCACAGAGTTAAACAAATTcaaatgtattactgtataataaaaggaatcaaatgttttaattgggcatacattttttgtaacaaaaaaatcagtactaaacagtaaaaAGATATACAAATTATTCAGTTAAAGCTGGAATATAGAACGTTTTAAAACTTTCCAATTGCATTTAAAATAGCATCAAATTACAGTCATCAGCTCTAGTCTTCTTGCCGTTGCATGATGTTTCCATTCTTTCGGTATGGGTCTTATTGCAGTTACTAAAATACTGCTTTGACCCGGCCGGAGTTCAGGAGCCGTTACTTTCTTTTACCATCAGGCCCTGTAACACAGATAAGAAAAGTGCCTGTTTAGAGTTAATGCCAGCGCCAGCTAGTGCATTCAGTACCTGGACACGATACCTGGTCGCAGGGTGCCTGACTATCACATTGTGTAGCTATTCTAGTTGTCTTTATTTTATCACATACTTGAAAAATGTTTAGAGTCAGCTAGGTTCATAGCAGCATGCCTCGGTGATTGTCAGTGTTTCAAACAGAAGAAAGCCTACATGCGCATGACACCACCACGCTTATTTCTACATGTGTACCCTTTCTACTTTTATTTAAGGTAGCAAATCCTTTAAATTTCATCTCAATGGcaaatttaaaacttttaaaagtaaaatctgactgtaaaaacaaaacatcgaCAGTTTCCACAATTAATTATCGTGTATTTATGGGATGCATTTGGTCTCTTCAGAACTAGCACACAACTGGTGTCGCTTTAGAATGGATACGATATCCATATGGTTGCAGTTACACaaagaaactgaaataaatgGCAAAATACTATtacaaagcattaaaaaaaaagcctttaggTTTACCGAAATTCTTGTGTAAATGATAGTGCCCTGTGTCTCGCCTTTGACAAACAGAATTCCTTTTGGTTTCACCACAACACTTATAGCTTCCATTTAAATATGACCCTTCGTGATTCAGCACAGTCTCGTATTCATACTCAAGGCTGTTGGCGTTCATCTGCCCTGCCTCGATAGCAGCGTGTTGAGTTGCTTCTGCTCCACGTATAGTTATAACATTTGATATTCCAAACAGCCTCTCACTAACTTCATGGACCTCGACGTACAGTCCCTCATAAGTGATGTCTTTTGTTCCCAAGAAGTGCGACACCTCGTGGATGAGGGTCCCGGGCTGTGAATCCTTTTCGAGGTTGGTTGGAGCCTGCCAGAACTGCTTACACAAGTACACGATACATTCTTTATCAGTAGGAAAAACATAGGCGTAATCACAGTCGCACGATGACGCAATTTCTTTCTTAAATTTCACTTTGTCCAATTTTCCTAACATATTTGATATGACATCTTTTGTGGGTATAGCACAGAACTTGTAAGGGTCAACAAGGTCGCCACAAGTATATCCAAACTGGATAGGTTGGTCTGTGCCATACATATTTTTGTCCAGTGCATCCTCTAGAATCTCCTTAGCTGCGGCCCTCGCGTTTTCAGCTATTTTTGCCTCGTTTTTATCGAGGTCAATAACAATAGATTCTTCTGCTGGATCAGAAGCGGTAGAATCTTCTTTTCGGCACATGCACGAGCCTTGAGCTTTGACGTATTTGATCATCTTGTCTGTTTTTCTTGAATGCTTGGATGGTCCTGTTAGTCTTGTGTGCAAGCGTTTAACTACTGCGTATGTGGCGGCCAAGTCGTTTCACTTTCTGTTTAAAAGGTCAGTCAAAGTGAAAGTATTATAGCGTGGCAAATGTTGGAGTTTATTTCAGGATAAGGGAAGAACCGCGGGTTAATCGATGCAATTTCCGTTTTTCACCagaattgagtttttttttttcatttgagcagtgtttttgtatttagtttcaaAGTGCTccaaaatgcattgttttacattgctgCTGTGCTACCCAGAGCTAAGttcaaaatgcattgttttacattgctgCTGTGCTATCCAGAGCTAAGttcaaaatgcattgttttacattgctgCTGTACTATCCAGAGCTAAGttcaaaatgcattgttttacattgcCGCTGTGCTATCCAGAGCTAAGttcaaaatgcattgttttacattgctgCTGTGCTATCCAGAGCTAAGttcaaaatgcattgttttacattgctgCTGTGCTATCCAGAGCTAAGttcaaaatgcattgttttacattgctgCTGTGCTATCCAGAGCTAAGttcaaaatgcattgttttacattgctgCTGTGCTATCCAGAGCTAAGttcaaaatgcattgttttacattgctgCTGTGCTATCCAGAGCTAAGttcaaaatgcattgttttacattgctgCTGTGCTATCCAGAGCTAAGttcaaaatgcattgttttacattgctgCTGCGCTATCCAGAGCTAAGTTCACTGCAGGATTGCAGATACAAAAGACCCTTTCCCTGCGAGAACCAACAACAGAGTTTTGTAAACACAGACCCGCGAGAGTCATTGCAAACCCTGCTAAATAAAACTTCTATGTAAGAGCACAGTTTGGCTGATGTAAAAAAGCTTGTCATTATCAGTGTATGATTGTAAGTGCACTCCATTCATTactgggttcttaattcaagttgcaaattatatcattttaaatttaccaatgttgttatgttctttttcttttattgattcaaaCTGTAGTTGGTGGAAATTAGGAGCTATGACATGGTCCTCAGATATATGGAATCATTTGAAtgagtttcatatatatatatatatatatatatatatatatatatatatatatatatatatatatatatatatatatatatttacagatttGAAATACTGCAAAATTAATcagttgcttcctggtacctagtcacttcctgtgttgtaggtcACATAATCAGAAGTGGACCATGGGAGTGAAACGCACAGAATAATAGTGCTTCCTGCAAGCACATGCCTGCTCTTCTCTCATGGATCAGCACACCCCTGTTACAGAAGGGAATGTGCCTGTGTGGGTGTTACACTGTATGCACCATTAGCATGCTATtgtaaatatctgcatattcaaAGTTAAGGAGTTCCATTCAGAAACAACACTCCAGTGTTAAATCTCACCTGCGTCCTTTCTCACTGTGAAAAACACACCAgtgcatttttttctgaatatggTTGTTAGTTTATTTCTAGAAGGATGTTTCACTGTCTGTGAGTTACAATCTCACACCTTGCAGTGGAAAGGATTTACAGAATAAATGTGACAATTGAAATATCAATGACAAGATCTGTTTTTTTGAGTGAAGCCGTATTGGTTATTATATTACTGTTATAATAAGCCGTTTTCACCCGCACTGCAGCTGGTTCACGGACTGTAAAAACTGTTAACAGATCTTTCCTGTTTTCTAGATCACAGTACTGGTTTTAACTGATTTAGATATGTATGGAAAACAACCAGGCTGCAATGCACTGTTAACTCCTCACAAAACACATTCTCAGTAGCGACGAGTGTATCAATAAAATGGCTTGTTAATCTTTTTATGTTCCTTTTCATCATTCTTGATTTCTATTACAGAAAGATAAGgatattacacacacacgcacacgcgcacgcgcacgcacgcacacacacgcacacgcacacgcacacgcacgtgTAGTCAAACGTGTACACAGCACAATGAAAATGTACAATTTTGAGTAAattctcaaaaacaaaaaaatttaggaaaaatcttttgtagcaaaagctctgcttttgtggatgaggaaaaatgttacaagaaataaatgtttacaattatttatttcagcaattgttttgcaaaactccaaaaatgcaaattcaaaagttTACTACCGTTTTACTA is from Acipenser ruthenus chromosome 49, fAciRut3.2 maternal haplotype, whole genome shotgun sequence and encodes:
- the LOC131721887 gene encoding uncharacterized protein LOC131721887 — translated: MIKYVKAQGSCMCRKEDSTASDPAEESIVIDLDKNEAKIAENARAAAKEILEDALDKNMYGTDQPIQFGYTCGDLVDPYKFCAIPTKDVISNMLGKLDKVKFKKEIASSCDCDYAYVFPTDKECIVYLCKQFWQAPTNLEKDSQPGTLIHEVSHFLGTKDITYEGLYVEVHEVSERLFGISNVITIRGAEATQHAAIEAGQMNANSLEYEYETVLNHEGSYLNGSYKCCGETKRNSVCQRRDTGHYHLHKNFGPDGKRK